One Paraburkholderia phytofirmans OLGA172 genomic window carries:
- the ltrA gene encoding group II intron reverse transcriptase/maturase yields the protein MDAATPACAPSGVAWDGISWADVQRQVRRLQARIVKWTQAGRHNKVKALQWLLTHSFSGKALAVKRVTENKGKNTPGVDKVIWKTPGAKTNAIASLKRRGYSALPLRRVMIPKKNGKMRPLGIPVMRCRAMQALHLLALEPVAETTADPNSYGFRPERSTADAGEQCFIALARKTSAQWVLEADIKACYDEISHPWMVANIPTDKVILQKWLKAGYVYQDELFPTDAGVPQGGIISPVVANMTLDGLEAMLAEKFPKAKRTGLKMHMVRYADDFIITGHSKEWLEHEVKPAVVAFLAERGLVLSPEKTKVTHIDEGFDFLGWNIRKYNGKLLMKPSKANVKAHLDKIREVIKGNKTAKQANLIRLLNPILRGWANYHRHVVAKETFARVDTYVWSMLWQWAVRRHPEKGARWVKDKYFKTQGTRNWVFATTEKQEDGGKKELVLLKAADTPIQRHVKIKAGANPHDPQWEPYFETRWGKRMMNLPRGRAKLYRVWLRQDGLCPTCQEPIAIGTPWVTRFIVKRTDGGSIAAGNIQLHHPGCHGIQKYAGNKL from the coding sequence ATGGACGCAGCAACACCAGCGTGTGCGCCTTCCGGCGTGGCATGGGACGGCATCAGTTGGGCCGATGTCCAGCGTCAGGTAAGACGGCTGCAAGCGCGTATTGTGAAGTGGACACAGGCCGGCAGGCACAACAAGGTGAAAGCCTTGCAATGGCTGCTGACCCACTCGTTCAGCGGCAAGGCATTAGCCGTCAAGCGGGTGACTGAAAACAAAGGCAAGAACACCCCTGGTGTCGACAAGGTCATCTGGAAAACACCGGGGGCAAAGACCAACGCGATTGCGTCGTTGAAGAGACGGGGTTACTCGGCTCTTCCGCTTCGGAGGGTAATGATACCGAAGAAGAACGGGAAAATGAGGCCGCTCGGCATACCCGTGATGCGCTGCAGGGCGATGCAAGCATTGCATCTGCTTGCTCTGGAGCCGGTTGCGGAAACCACTGCCGACCCGAACTCGTATGGGTTCAGGCCGGAGCGCTCAACAGCCGACGCGGGGGAACAATGCTTCATCGCCCTCGCGAGAAAGACAAGCGCGCAGTGGGTGCTGGAAGCCGACATCAAGGCCTGTTACGACGAAATCAGCCATCCATGGATGGTCGCTAACATCCCCACGGACAAGGTGATCCTGCAGAAGTGGCTCAAGGCGGGATATGTGTATCAGGACGAACTCTTCCCGACCGATGCCGGGGTCCCTCAAGGGGGAATTATTTCACCGGTAGTGGCCAACATGACGTTGGATGGTCTCGAAGCGATGCTGGCAGAGAAGTTTCCGAAGGCAAAGCGGACAGGCCTGAAAATGCACATGGTGCGGTACGCGGACGACTTCATCATCACTGGCCACTCGAAAGAGTGGCTGGAGCACGAGGTCAAACCCGCGGTGGTCGCATTTCTGGCGGAACGTGGGCTCGTCCTGTCGCCGGAAAAGACCAAGGTAACGCACATCGACGAAGGGTTTGACTTCCTCGGATGGAATATCCGCAAGTACAACGGCAAGCTGTTGATGAAACCGTCGAAAGCGAACGTCAAAGCGCATCTTGACAAGATCCGGGAAGTCATCAAAGGCAACAAGACGGCCAAACAAGCAAACTTGATACGCCTGCTCAACCCGATTTTGCGGGGCTGGGCGAACTATCACCGCCATGTGGTCGCCAAGGAAACCTTTGCTCGGGTTGATACATATGTCTGGTCAATGCTGTGGCAATGGGCGGTTCGACGGCATCCAGAGAAAGGCGCCCGCTGGGTCAAAGATAAATACTTCAAAACCCAAGGCACCCGCAACTGGGTATTTGCCACAACCGAAAAACAAGAGGATGGGGGGAAGAAGGAGCTTGTCCTGCTGAAAGCGGCGGACACGCCGATACAGCGGCATGTCAAGATCAAGGCCGGGGCTAACCCGCACGACCCACAGTGGGAACCATACTTCGAGACCCGATGGGGCAAGAGGATGATGAACCTGCCAAGGGGCCGCGCGAAGCTCTACCGGGTCTGGCTGAGGCAGGATGGCCTGTGTCCGACCTGTCAGGAACCGATCGCAATAGGAACCCCTTGGGTCACCCGCTTCATTGTGAAAAGAACCGACGGTGGGTCGATTGCAGCGGGCAACATTCAACTGCACCATCCCGGTTGTCATGGAATTCAAAAGTACGCCGGAAATAAGTTGTGA
- a CDS encoding CopD family protein codes for MNKAIELALFLHLLAVAVWVGGMVFAHFCLRPAIADLSPQLRLPLWESVFGRFFNWVAAAVLVILLTGGFLLMQFGGGHATWPLHAMAGIGIVMMLIFGHIRFAVFPRIRRAVQAQKWPDGAQAVGTIRRLVLVNIVLGVVTIGVAVLSRGF; via the coding sequence ATGAACAAAGCTATCGAACTCGCACTCTTTTTGCATCTGCTCGCGGTCGCGGTGTGGGTGGGTGGAATGGTGTTTGCGCATTTCTGTCTGCGCCCGGCCATTGCCGATCTTTCGCCGCAACTTCGTCTGCCTTTGTGGGAGTCGGTGTTCGGCCGCTTCTTCAACTGGGTCGCGGCAGCCGTGCTGGTGATTCTACTCACTGGCGGTTTCCTGCTGATGCAATTCGGCGGCGGTCACGCCACGTGGCCGTTGCATGCCATGGCCGGCATCGGCATCGTGATGATGCTGATCTTCGGACACATTCGCTTCGCCGTGTTCCCGCGCATTCGCCGCGCGGTGCAGGCGCAGAAGTGGCCGGACGGCGCGCAAGCGGTCGGCACGATCCGGCGTCTGGTGCTGGTGAATATTGTGCTGGGTGTGGTGACGATCGGTGTGGCGGTGCTGTCGCGCGGGTTCTGA
- a CDS encoding chromate transporter: MQTITSQDAARRGRREPLWTLFRVVFGLSALSWGGLALMAQLENHYVEREGRLSRVAFSDLIALAWMVPGPVGCNVAVQLGHALRGRAGAWVAGVASVLPFFMLMTLFAIFYRTPLVRAAASQTLLNHFSVVLATLIAITWYKQTRALVRGKLEWIAAVLGCVALFYAHSPAAYVVMLSTAFGTGWLVSTDRNARIAVSIGRGDWHMLAALCVLLAIFALPLPHRYELALLWPRLAGAGMTLFGGGFSALPVLKTLFVTPAIGVSDNDFTLAFSLSPLSPGPLLNVVPFFGYLVDGWVGALIATLALFVPSGCLVVLAQRHLHQLKANPRFEHGMRILRAVTTAFLAVAVLRIAGHVPFKPEYLVTALFSAMCFAKLKVPVYVVYGTVAIVCGLWLACGAMP, translated from the coding sequence ATGCAGACGATCACGAGCCAGGATGCCGCAAGGCGAGGAAGACGAGAACCGCTATGGACGCTGTTCCGGGTCGTGTTCGGCCTGTCGGCGCTGTCGTGGGGCGGCCTCGCGCTGATGGCGCAACTTGAAAACCACTACGTGGAACGCGAAGGGCGGCTCTCGCGCGTGGCCTTTTCCGATCTGATCGCGCTTGCCTGGATGGTGCCCGGACCGGTGGGCTGCAACGTCGCCGTGCAACTGGGACATGCGCTGCGCGGACGCGCCGGCGCCTGGGTGGCCGGCGTCGCAAGCGTGCTGCCCTTTTTCATGCTGATGACGCTGTTCGCGATCTTCTATCGCACGCCGCTCGTGCGGGCCGCTGCCTCTCAAACTTTGCTCAATCATTTCAGCGTGGTGCTGGCCACGCTGATCGCGATCACCTGGTACAAACAGACGCGCGCGCTGGTGCGCGGCAAGCTCGAATGGATCGCGGCGGTGCTCGGGTGTGTAGCGCTCTTCTATGCGCACAGTCCCGCGGCGTACGTGGTGATGCTCAGCACGGCTTTCGGCACCGGCTGGCTGGTCAGCACGGATCGCAATGCACGCATCGCCGTGTCGATCGGTCGCGGCGACTGGCACATGCTGGCCGCACTGTGCGTGCTGCTGGCGATATTCGCACTGCCGTTGCCGCATCGCTATGAGCTGGCGCTGCTATGGCCACGACTGGCGGGTGCGGGCATGACGTTGTTCGGCGGCGGTTTCTCGGCGTTGCCGGTGCTCAAGACGCTATTCGTCACGCCAGCCATCGGTGTATCGGATAACGACTTCACCTTGGCGTTTTCGCTATCGCCGTTATCGCCTGGACCGCTGTTGAACGTGGTGCCGTTCTTCGGCTATCTGGTGGATGGCTGGGTGGGCGCGCTGATTGCTACGCTCGCGCTTTTTGTGCCGTCGGGCTGCCTCGTGGTGCTGGCGCAGCGGCATCTGCATCAGTTGAAGGCCAATCCGCGTTTCGAGCACGGCATGCGGATCCTGCGCGCGGTCACCACCGCGTTTCTGGCGGTGGCGGTACTGCGCATCGCGGGGCATGTGCCGTTCAAACCTGAGTATCTGGTGACGGCGCTGTTCTCCGCCATGTGCTTCGCGAAACTCAAGGTGCCGGTGTATGTGGTGTACGGGACTGTGGCGATCGTGTGTGGGCTGTGGCTTGCCTGCGGCGCCATGCCGTAG